One part of the Pseudomonas leptonychotis genome encodes these proteins:
- a CDS encoding lipopolysaccharide kinase InaA family protein, whose amino-acid sequence MFHLKSISKGFVRAKLQRNQFLLARDQLPGLVAALQRFFDAPHDCKTLDPLEQTRGVYLLEGEQQWVLKYNHLTSWKKQLTNFFGRKKSYGLHDLTNEFINLQRINPAADFVPRVAAYGYRTRRLFFLKEEYLLVNFFADHCDVDQRLQSNPEQAEALLEQIFALFSRMLALGFCHLDPHPKNILIGPDKQLRLIDFECCAHQVLEQNFALGFLHGYFYTYWFQRFISKERYHQVSDSYLRKAHPELNRRVFEPVYLRFRDHKVGRTTRYTVMTSWPAQQAFCEKLKSL is encoded by the coding sequence ATGTTTCATCTCAAATCGATCAGCAAAGGCTTTGTTCGGGCCAAATTACAGCGCAATCAGTTTCTACTCGCACGTGATCAACTGCCTGGCTTAGTCGCCGCATTGCAGCGCTTTTTCGATGCGCCGCACGACTGCAAAACCCTTGACCCGTTAGAACAAACCCGTGGCGTTTACTTGCTCGAGGGTGAGCAGCAGTGGGTGCTCAAGTACAACCACCTGACCAGCTGGAAGAAGCAGCTGACCAACTTCTTCGGTAGAAAGAAGAGTTATGGCCTGCATGATCTGACCAACGAATTTATCAACCTGCAACGTATTAACCCTGCCGCTGATTTCGTTCCACGTGTGGCAGCTTATGGATATCGAACACGTCGGTTATTTTTCCTCAAAGAGGAATACTTACTGGTGAATTTCTTTGCTGATCACTGCGATGTCGACCAACGTTTGCAGAGCAATCCCGAGCAGGCCGAAGCGTTACTCGAACAAATATTTGCGCTGTTTAGCCGTATGTTGGCCTTAGGCTTCTGTCACCTCGACCCGCACCCGAAAAATATTTTGATTGGGCCGGACAAGCAGTTACGTCTGATTGATTTCGAATGTTGTGCCCATCAAGTACTGGAGCAGAACTTCGCATTGGGATTTCTTCACGGCTATTTCTACACCTACTGGTTTCAACGTTTTATCAGCAAAGAGCGCTATCACCAGGTGAGTGACAGCTACTTGCGCAAAGCTCATCCTGAGTTGAATCGCCGTGTATTTGAACCGGTTTATCTGCGTTTTCGCGACCATAAAGTCGGCCGTACAACACGTTATACCGTGATGACATCATGGCCGGCGCAGCAAGCTTTCTGCGAAAAACTTAAAAGCCTTTAA
- the argR gene encoding transcriptional regulator ArgR, with translation MNAHRIGFLLWPSTKPLTLALAEEALRVAQRVHPEVVYELVFLQAEAPIEDAWRLPGESWVGKLEGCQKLFLLADEPPGPMPAALSAALKHVVRSGCVIGAIAAGVYPLAQLGLLDGYRASVHWRWQDDFTERFPKVIATSHLFDWDRDRLSACGGLAVLDLMLALLARDHGAELAGAVSEELVVERIREGGERQRIPLQNRLGSSHPKLTQAVLLMEANIEEPLTTDEIAQHVCVSRRQLERIFKQYLNRVPSQYYLELRLNKARQLLMQTSKSIIQIGLSCGFSSGPHFSSAYRNFFGATPREDRNQRRSNSPFELTSTPIDRS, from the coding sequence ATGAATGCCCACCGAATTGGCTTCCTGCTTTGGCCCTCCACCAAGCCCTTAACCCTGGCCTTGGCCGAAGAAGCGCTGCGCGTCGCCCAGCGGGTTCATCCGGAGGTGGTGTATGAGCTGGTGTTTCTCCAGGCCGAAGCCCCCATTGAAGATGCTTGGCGATTACCGGGCGAATCCTGGGTAGGCAAGCTCGAAGGCTGCCAGAAGCTGTTTCTGCTGGCCGATGAGCCACCGGGGCCGATGCCCGCTGCGCTGTCTGCTGCGCTCAAACACGTGGTGCGCAGCGGCTGTGTGATCGGCGCGATAGCGGCCGGGGTTTATCCGCTGGCGCAGCTTGGCTTGCTGGATGGCTACCGCGCTTCGGTGCACTGGCGTTGGCAGGATGATTTCACCGAGCGCTTTCCTAAAGTCATCGCCACCAGCCATTTGTTTGACTGGGACCGTGACCGCCTCAGCGCCTGTGGCGGCTTGGCAGTGCTCGACCTTATGCTGGCCTTGCTGGCCCGTGATCACGGTGCTGAGCTGGCCGGTGCGGTGAGTGAAGAGCTAGTCGTGGAGCGCATTCGCGAAGGCGGCGAACGCCAGCGCATCCCGCTGCAGAACCGTCTGGGCTCCAGTCATCCCAAGCTGACCCAAGCGGTGCTGTTGATGGAGGCCAATATTGAAGAGCCGCTGACCACCGATGAAATCGCCCAGCACGTGTGCGTGTCACGTCGTCAGCTGGAGCGCATCTTCAAGCAATACCTCAACCGCGTTCCCAGTCAGTACTACCTGGAACTGCGCTTGAACAAAGCCCGCCAATTGCTGATGCAAACCAGCAAGTCGATTATCCAGATTGGCCTGTCCTGCGGGTTTTCTTCCGGCCCGCATTTCTCCAGCGCCTACCGCAACTTCTTCGGTGCCACCCCGCGCGAAGATCGCAACCAACGGCGCAGCAATAGCCCATTTGAGTTGACCTCGACGCCCATCGACCGCAGCTAA